A region of Pseudomonas putida DNA encodes the following proteins:
- the rarD gene encoding EamA family transporter RarD: MSKGILSSVMASCLFAVMYFYTSLLTPLDGEEIFGWRTLLTLPCLTLFMLASKDWKRVGELLARVRRTPVLLLGMVGTSWLMGVQLWLFLWAPLHGRSLEVSMGYFLLPLTMVLTGRLVYGERLSHLQKVAVCCAALGVGHELYQHGSFAWETLVVMIGYPIYFVLRRRCRTDHLGGLWCDMCLLLPWALYFVIQGPLSPADLQAHPGLYALIPVLGAISASALIAYVLASRLLPFSLFGLLSYVEPVLLVGVALLLGESIGPDQWLTYLPIWAAVLVLVVEGFKHLLRQRRRSV, translated from the coding sequence GTGTCAAAAGGTATCCTTTCATCGGTCATGGCGTCCTGCTTGTTTGCCGTGATGTACTTCTATACCTCCCTGCTCACGCCGCTCGATGGCGAAGAGATCTTTGGCTGGCGCACGCTGTTGACGCTGCCCTGCCTCACCCTGTTCATGCTTGCCTCGAAGGACTGGAAACGGGTCGGCGAGCTGCTGGCGCGGGTACGACGCACCCCGGTGCTGCTGCTGGGGATGGTCGGTACGTCCTGGCTGATGGGGGTGCAACTGTGGCTGTTCCTGTGGGCGCCGCTGCACGGGCGCAGCCTGGAGGTGTCGATGGGTTACTTCCTGCTGCCGCTGACCATGGTATTGACCGGGCGCCTGGTCTACGGTGAGCGCCTGTCCCACCTGCAGAAGGTGGCCGTGTGCTGCGCCGCGCTGGGCGTCGGGCACGAGCTCTACCAGCATGGCAGCTTCGCCTGGGAAACCCTGGTGGTGATGATCGGTTACCCAATCTACTTCGTGCTGCGCCGACGCTGCCGCACCGACCATCTGGGTGGCCTGTGGTGCGACATGTGCCTGCTGTTGCCGTGGGCCCTGTACTTCGTGATCCAGGGGCCGTTGTCACCTGCTGACCTGCAGGCCCACCCTGGCCTTTACGCCTTGATCCCAGTACTGGGGGCAATCAGTGCTTCTGCCCTGATCGCCTACGTGCTGGCCAGCCGTCTGTTGCCGTTCAGCCTGTTTGGCCTGCTCAGCTACGTCGAGCCGGTATTGCTGGTGGGCGTGGCCCTGTTGCTGGGTGAAAGCATCGGCCCGGATCAGTGGCTGACCTACCTGCCGATCTGGGCCGCAGTGCTGGTGTTGGTGGTCG
- a CDS encoding EAL domain-containing protein, which produces MPLTRKRRAGWSWRNLLPLAIGVLPVACGLGVMNWQIDRELRADSHATTAQVIAHVERILDTASNTAQALLPLAGSPCEQVQLALRGQVTRNAFVRSTNLFQHNTLYCSSLFGEFDEAVDAGDYASGTLWLMDGNSVTPGHALLVYRASDGDRGAISTVDGDHLLTALRLIGPDETLQIRVGNNWMGKDGVVHEGSPPTAATAAVMLSSTRYPFSVYGGYGADKQGQLLLNHYPALLSLLLILGAVAGVACHWQVRRATSPRAELQRALEADEFLPYFQPVVRKGDYHWAGAEVLMRWNHPREGLVRPDLFIPYAEHSGQIVAMTRALMLHTAQSLAPYAALLEDGFHIGINITADHCRDLSLLDDCRTFLQHFPPGRVALTLELTERKLIEATPVTLELFEKLHEMGVMIALDDFGTGQSSLNYLRQFKVDYLKIDQSFVAMIGGDALSLHILDTIIELSGKLGLGIVAEGVETETQRDYLARHGVDFQQGYLFAKPMPPDAFLEALAARPGVSRLPQDAPPEIMRG; this is translated from the coding sequence ATGCCCCTTACCCGTAAACGCCGCGCCGGCTGGAGTTGGCGCAACCTGCTCCCTTTGGCGATCGGGGTACTCCCGGTGGCCTGCGGCCTGGGGGTCATGAATTGGCAGATCGACCGTGAGCTGCGTGCCGACAGCCATGCCACCACCGCTCAGGTGATTGCCCATGTCGAACGCATACTCGACACAGCGTCCAATACCGCACAAGCACTGCTGCCGTTGGCGGGCAGCCCATGCGAGCAGGTGCAACTGGCCCTGCGCGGCCAGGTCACACGTAACGCGTTCGTGCGGTCCACCAACCTGTTCCAGCACAACACGCTGTATTGTTCCTCGCTGTTCGGTGAGTTCGATGAGGCCGTCGACGCCGGCGACTACGCCAGCGGCACGCTGTGGTTGATGGATGGCAACTCGGTAACGCCGGGCCATGCCCTGCTGGTGTATCGGGCCAGCGACGGCGATCGCGGTGCGATCAGCACCGTGGATGGCGACCACTTGCTCACGGCGCTGCGGCTTATCGGCCCGGATGAAACACTGCAGATCCGCGTTGGCAACAACTGGATGGGCAAGGACGGTGTCGTCCACGAAGGCTCACCGCCCACGGCGGCGACTGCCGCGGTGATGCTGAGCTCGACGCGTTACCCGTTCAGCGTGTACGGCGGCTATGGCGCCGACAAGCAAGGCCAACTGCTGCTCAACCACTACCCCGCCCTGCTCAGCCTGCTGCTGATACTCGGTGCGGTGGCCGGGGTTGCGTGCCATTGGCAGGTCCGCCGTGCCACCTCGCCACGCGCCGAACTGCAGCGGGCCCTGGAGGCCGACGAGTTTCTACCGTACTTCCAGCCCGTGGTACGCAAGGGTGATTACCACTGGGCCGGTGCCGAAGTGCTGATGCGCTGGAACCACCCCCGTGAAGGCCTGGTGCGCCCCGACCTGTTCATCCCCTACGCCGAACACAGCGGCCAGATCGTCGCCATGACCCGCGCGCTGATGCTGCATACCGCGCAGAGCCTGGCGCCGTATGCCGCGCTGCTCGAGGACGGTTTCCATATTGGCATCAACATCACCGCTGACCATTGCCGCGACCTGAGCCTGCTCGACGACTGCCGGACCTTTCTTCAGCATTTCCCGCCAGGCCGGGTGGCGCTGACCCTGGAGTTGACCGAGCGCAAGCTGATCGAAGCCACCCCGGTAACCCTGGAGCTGTTTGAAAAACTGCATGAGATGGGCGTGATGATTGCCCTCGACGATTTCGGCACCGGCCAGTCGAGCCTCAACTACTTGCGTCAATTCAAGGTCGACTACCTGAAGATCGACCAGAGTTTCGTCGCCATGATCGGCGGCGACGCACTGTCGCTGCACATCCTCGACACCATCATCGAGCTGTCGGGCAAACTGGGCCTGGGCATCGTCGCCGAAGGCGTCGAAACCGAGACCCAACGCGACTATCTGGCCCGGCACGGTGTGGACTTTCAACAAGGCTACCTGTTCGCCAAGCCCATGCCGCCGGACGCCTTTCTCGAAGCGTTGGCCGCTCGCCCTGGTGTCTCGCGGTTGCCGCAGGACGCGCCCCCTGAGATCATGCGCGGCTGA
- the hppD gene encoding 4-hydroxyphenylpyruvate dioxygenase, with amino-acid sequence MADIFENPMGLMGFEFIELASPTPGVLEPVFQILGFTKVATHRSKDVHLYRQGGINLILNNEPKSIASYFAAEHGPSVCGMAFRVRNAHEAYARALELGAQPVEIETGPMELRLPAIKGIGGAPLYLIDRFEEGSSIYDIDFNFIEGVDRNPVGAGLKIIDHLTHNVYRGRMSYWAGFYEKLFNFREIRYFDIKGEYTGLTSRAMTAPDGMIRIPLNEESSKGAGQIEEFLMQFNGEGIQHVAFLTDDLLKTWDALKGIGMRFMTPPPQTYYEMLEERLPGHGEPVDQLQARGILLDGASEQGDKRLLLQIFSETLLGPVFFEFIQRKGDDGFGEGNFKALFESIERDQVRRGVLSTD; translated from the coding sequence ATGGCAGATATTTTCGAAAATCCAATGGGCCTGATGGGCTTCGAGTTCATCGAGCTGGCATCGCCGACACCGGGCGTGCTCGAACCGGTCTTCCAGATACTCGGTTTTACCAAGGTCGCCACCCATCGCTCCAAAGACGTGCACTTGTATCGTCAGGGCGGCATCAACCTGATTCTGAACAACGAACCCAAGAGCATTGCCTCGTACTTTGCCGCCGAACACGGCCCGTCGGTGTGTGGCATGGCGTTTCGCGTACGCAATGCCCATGAGGCCTATGCCCGTGCCCTGGAGCTCGGCGCACAGCCGGTAGAGATCGAAACCGGCCCGATGGAGCTGCGCCTGCCAGCGATCAAGGGTATCGGTGGCGCGCCGCTGTACCTGATCGACCGCTTCGAGGAAGGCAGCTCGATCTACGACATCGATTTCAACTTCATCGAAGGCGTGGATCGCAACCCCGTCGGTGCAGGCCTCAAGATCATCGATCACCTGACCCATAACGTTTACCGTGGGCGCATGTCCTACTGGGCTGGTTTCTACGAGAAGCTGTTCAACTTCCGCGAAATCCGCTACTTCGACATCAAGGGTGAATACACCGGCCTGACCTCGCGTGCCATGACCGCACCCGACGGTATGATTCGCATCCCGCTCAACGAAGAGTCGTCCAAGGGCGCCGGGCAGATCGAAGAGTTCCTCATGCAGTTCAACGGCGAGGGCATCCAGCACGTGGCCTTCCTGACCGATGACCTGCTCAAGACCTGGGACGCCCTGAAGGGCATCGGCATGCGCTTCATGACCCCGCCGCCGCAAACCTACTACGAAATGCTCGAAGAGCGCCTGCCCGGTCACGGTGAGCCGGTCGACCAGTTGCAAGCGCGCGGCATCCTGCTCGACGGTGCTTCAGAGCAGGGCGACAAGCGCTTGCTGCTGCAGATCTTCTCGGAGACCTTGCTCGGGCCGGTGTTCTTCGAGTTCATCCAGCGCAAGGGCGATGATGGCTTTGGCGAGGGTAACTTCAAGGCGCTGTTCGAATCCATCGAACGGGACCAGGTTCGTCGGGGCGTGTTGAGCACCGATTGA